GAGTTCTAGTGATGCCAGACTTTGCTCCATTATTTCCAATGGGTCGTGGAGCTTTGAGAACCTTGATTTTGTCCTTCCCTGTGATATCATGAATTTCATTTTAGTTATTCCCCTCCCCTCCCCCGGTCGTCTTGACATTCTCACTACCTCTCTCGCCCCCAAAAATAAATTTTCTATTGGTTCCACGTACTCCACCCTTTGCAGCCATTCCCCTTGCCCGCCCTCTGTCACGCCCGACTTGGGATGGCTCTGGGACCTCCCCACCCTCCCAAAAATCAAGTTCTTCCTCTGGCTTGCTTGGGGGGACAAACTTCCACAAAACCTTAATCTCTTCAAACGCTGCATTATCCTTTCTCCTTCCTGCTCCACTTGCTCTAGCCCTTCTCTTGAGGAATCTACTCTCCATCTCCTTCGCGATTGTAGTTTTGCCTTATCTGTTTGGGCCCAGTTTGATGTCTTGCCCTCTTTTTTTTCCCTTGACCTTCAGCCTTGGATTCATTCGAACTGTACTTCTTATAACCCTTCTTGGCCCACCAACTTCTCTTTCCTCCTTTGGCGTCTTTGGACCAGGAGGTGCGATTCTTTGTTCTCGACCCCCTCGCCCACCCCTTGCCACGTCGTCTGTGGATCCACCTCTGCTCTGTCTGCTGCCTGGACCGCGGCCAACTCTGGCCCACCAGTCCCGGTATGTGCCCCTCCTTCCGCCTTTTGCTACCCTTGTAGCTGGGCTCTCCCTCCGCATAGTTGGCTTAAGGTCAACGTGGATGCGGCCTTCTCCCCTTCCTCCTCCTTAGCTGGTATTGGGTGTATTGTCAGGAATGATATTGGGTCTTGGGTTAAGGGTTGGTCGTCTCGTTTGTTTGCCCCTAACCCATTTGTTTGTGAGATCCTTGCCATTCGGGAGGGTCTCCGGTTTTGCGCTCAATCTTTGGATAAGTGTATTATCGCCTCGGATTGTCTTATTGCGGTCAATAACATCTTGAGTAGTGCCCCACCTTGTGGTCCTTTTACTAACATTGTCCTTGAGTGTAGGGATCTTTTGGAAGGCTCTCCTCATTTGAAGCTAATGTTTGAGAAAATGTCAGCTAATGAagttgcggatgctcttgccaaGTATTCTTTATATGATACCACCTCTTGTAATGGATGTTTTATTTGGGACTTAGCCCCTTCTTTTGTTAGTAGTTTGTGTACTAAGGACTTTGTTTCGGCCATTGAGCCGCTTCCCCCCGACCCGCCCCCTTGATGTATCTCTCTTAAACTTGACTTCTATTTAATTTATGTTCTTtcgttccaaaaaaaaaaaaggccgtAAAAGCTAAAACTGCCTTAGAGAATTACATAGAGAAGGTTAGGTCGATAGTCAGACGTTGTCGCGATACAATCAATGAGGAAGACAAGAGATCGGTGGAGGATGCAATTGAGCGGACAACGGGGTGGTTGAATTGGAATAATCATTGTGGTGACGCATCTATGTTTGAGGAGAAGAAGAACGAGCTTCGGAGAGTTTTTGATTATGTTTTGGTAAATATGCGTAGGATTGGAATCACTGACGTATATGAGGTTGATTAAGATGTCCGTGTTCTTTTCCATTTTGTTGTCTGTGCTCCACACCTCTTTACTATACATTACTCTCTGGTAATTTTTCCTCGAAATTATTGTCGTTTTACTGTTTACTTTGATCGttaattttagtaatttatcTCTCGAAGATATGTACGCGTATTATTTGTTTGGATTTTGACGACTATGGTGTGGCCGGACAACTAAGGACTCAACGTCGTTCAGCGGACACATCAAGTCTCACTAATATGTAACCGGTAATTAATCTCTCGAACTAAGGATTGGAATATATGTACGCGTATTAATTGTTCTACTGGATTTGCACTTATGATTTCTTAGTTTGCTTGTATGCGTTCACAACTTGTTCTTTTCCATGACCGCTTTATAAACTCTCATCATTGTTGGTGATTTAAGTGTAATTATCGGTTTATTTAGCGTAACTAGGGGTTTGGTTCATAGATGGGTAAATTCGATAAAATATTATGCAAGTTCGGGAAGTATGGAGTGTGCGCTTGCAAAATTATTTACTATTGACGGTATAGTTTTCGTTCACCATAGACTCCCCTGTTCCCTCTTCCTTGTCTATATAAATAGACATGAGATCAGAAGATTAAAAACAAGAAAAACATCAATCATTTTCTGCATCTTGAACAAAATTAACAAATTACATACAAACACTTCTAAATTACATCTCCATTTTTGTGCCAAAAACCGAGGAcaccgtcttatctcaatagaaAATTCGGAATAAACCAGGCACTAATATAAAGGTCGAATTGTTCTATTAAGGAAGTGAAGTCAATTCGGTGTGGTTTTATCATTGTCAATTCAATTTGTGTATATTCAATCCCTACCAATCATGAGCATTGATTTGGTGCATGTTTGCTAAAGTAAGAGCAAGAACCACAAATATCAAAGAAGAAACTAATCAAGttttctccattaaaacatcaagATGTTATCTTAACAGAACGAATTAAATCTCAATCAAGCTCCAATACTTGAATCTCGTCATCATCACTCTTACGCATCTTCTTAAAAATAGGCTCAGAAATCTTCACCAACCTTCGAATTTTCTGCTCAAACATTCTAGCTTTACCAAATATGTTGTTCCAATCAAGCCATTGCTCTGTTTGCTCGATAACATCGTCAATCTTTCTCTTGTCCTTCAAATCGATTTTCCACATATTTTCTCTTGCCTTCTTCTTAACTTCGTCCACATAATTCTCTAACTTGTTCTTTGCCACTGCCGCCTTCTTAAACGCCTCATCATTAACCTTGTACCTCTTAGCTTCTTTCGCCATCCTATTGATCTCCTTTTTGGGCAATCTCGCGCTGTGATTCGTTATTGTGACCTGATTCTTATTTTTTGTAACTATATCCTCGGCTGATACATTCAGAATACCATCAGCATCGATCTCAAATACTGTGTCGAACTTAGCAACTCCCACTGGTGCTGGTGGAATTCCTTCTAATGTAAACTCTCCAAGGTAGTGGTTTTCGACAGCAATTCGCCTCTCGCCCTCGTACACCATAAATGACGCGGACAATTGGTTCTCACTCGCTGTTCTAGTTATTCTACTCATCTTTGTCGGTATAGGTGTATTCCGAGGGATTATAACCAACATATCACCAGAGTGAACCTCAACACCAAGAGAAAGAGGAGTTACATCACTAAGTACATGATTTTTCGTACCCATTGTGCCAGTTAATACGGCCGCGTGACAGGCAGCGCCATATGCAACAGCCTCGTCTTGATTAATACCTTGGCAGAGCTCCTTTCCATTGAAGAAGTCTTGCACCAACCGACGAACAATTGGGGTTCTAGATGATCCCCCAACAAGGACGATTTCAAGGACCTCGCTTTTCTCGATCTTTGCATCCTTCAAGCACTTATCGATGGGTTCTAGACAATTCTGAAACAAATCCATATTCAACTTCTCAAATCGTGCACGAGTTATGGTCGTCGAGAAATCAATCCCATCAAAAAGACAATCAATGTCGATAGATGTCTCAGGAGTCGAGGAGAGGTTCCTCTTCGCCCTCTCACAAGCTGCTCGCAACCTGCCTAATGCTTTTGGATTATCACTCATGTTCTTATTGTGTTTCCTCTCAAACTCGGCAATGAAATAATTTACCATCCGTTTGTCAAAATCTCCGCCACCAAGGTGTGTGTCACCACTAACAGCTTTCACCTCGAATGCATCTTTTCCAATAGCGACTAAGGAAACATCAAATGTTCCACCACCGAGGTCGAACACCAAAACATTCTTCGCCGTTTCACTGTCACCACTAGTAAGCTTTTTGTCAAGACCGTACGCTATGGCAGCAGCCGTCGGCTCATTAATAATGCGCAGAACATTCAACCCAGCTATGGTGCCAGCGTCTTTAGTAGCTTGACGTTGCGCATTATTGAAATAAGCCGGGACAGTGACAACAGCATTCTTGACCTCAGTGCCAAGATACGCTGTTGCAATGTCCTTCATCTTCGAGAGAATCATGGACGATATCTCTTCAGGGGCGAAATGCTTCTCCTCATCCTTGTAATTAACCACAATCATCGGCTTCTTGTTGCCGTTTTCAACCTCTTGAGCAATGACTGTAAATGGCCAGAGCTTCATATCATCTTGCACCACTTGATCGTTAAATTTTCGACCTATGAGCCTCTTTGCATCTGTCAAAAGAAAAAAGCAAGTCATTACCGGATCTAGCACACATGTAATACTTACTTATGCAGAGATCATCATAGTCATcatagttcataataatataCTCCAATTAATGATGCTACTTTGATTATAAGGTCAACATAATAATAGTTACGGCGTAACATTTACCAAGATTTCAAGAAATAAGACAGTATTTACATAAAAAAGTAATTGATGTATCGGTTCCAAATTATGAACATAGTTCTAAATTGAGTATAACTGAATACGGAGTACAAAATTAGCGGGACAATTTCACCAATTACTGAAATTATTAGGGCTTCGAGAtaaaaataatacggagtaataagtACGGAGTATCTACTAGCGTCATGGCCATTTCTAAAGGGTTCACCTGGCGCATCTGCGCCTCCATTTTCAAAAATAAGTGTTTGCGGATAGTATATATGATTAGGAGGTCATTTGGTTCAATTATCGGAAATCTTTGTAATTTATGAACTCGAAATTCATCATCGGAAACTTAGATCCGTCATTTCAAACATTTAATAAACGCCCCTAGCCAACTAAATCTTGGAATTGCCTCTATGACTCATTCATTTATCGTTTTTAATTGATCCATACAGAAAGGAAAATGAAGGTAAAAATGGAACGAGACGGAGTTTAGAATACTAGGTATgtttagtactccctccgtcacaatcatttgtttgccttcGATTAAACAACTCATTCATTTGTTTTCTTATTATCCTATTAAGAAAATTTAAACTAAGGATAGAAAACAAACCAAAGATAGTGTTAGTAGGGTTCAAGGAAGCCTGGTTGATAGCACCTTCGCCAATAAGCCGCTGGTGTTGGGTGAAAGCGACACAAGACGGCGTCGTACGGTTGCCTAAGTCGTTGGTGATGATCTCAACACGGTCATCTTGCCACACCGCAACACACGAGTATGTGGTTCCAAGATCGATTCCTACAGCAGGCCAATTTCCTACTGCTTTATCCGCCATTTTTGCCATACCTTTGGTATACACAGAGAATTGCGAAGAACTGCGAGTATAGGACAAATTATGTGGGGGGAGTTTAGAATTTAAAAGGGTCAATGTATCTCGTCTTTAGATATACGGAGAATTTTAAAGTGCAATGTATCACGTCTTTAGATTGTTTACGAATATTATTATATCTTAAAAATATCTTAAAAATGAGCAAGTATTTTTTGAGTTTTGATGTAGTTTACAATCTATGAATTGATGACCCGAACGTGACCTATGACCGAAATTGACCTGAATCAATTCGTCCGATCTGAATGTTGACCATGGTTTcaagaactagaagtagaggtggcaattggatcagtcgggtcgggtttgggtcaggGTCAAGTCGGCTCGGGTCATATCAGATTCGGGTTATATCGGGTCAGCCTACTTTTTCGGGTCGGTTGCGGCTCATTTTGGGTCAAATGATTTATCGGCTCGGGTTTGGGttgggtcattatcgggtccggttACTTTATCGCATTAATTCAATTTCTTACCATTAAATTAAGTTTTACACCATTATTTTGTTTAGTTACATCAGTATTAAGTCAAATCTATCAATCCAAAcactaaatcactttcatttttatcaatattaagcttaataattatcgGGTCATCAATTTACTCAGGTCAATATTGGGTCGAGTCAAAATCGGGTTGGATGTGGTTCGGGTTTGGGTCACTGCTTATCGGGTCGTGTCTGTTTCGAGTCGCAAAATTCTCAAGCTCCatcgggtcgggtttgctcgAGTTCTGGTCGGATtactcgggtcgggtcagacttgctAGCTCTAATTAGAAGAGCGTAAAGGTGGCAAACAGGTCTATCAGATCAGTTTCGGTTGGGTTTCTTTCAGATCGGATTGTTTCGGTGGACCTTTATTTTCGATTGTAGTTCGGTTCAATTCAAGTTGAATTCAGTTTCAacttttaatcggttgtagatatttcgAGTCGATGCAGGTTtgagtcgggtcaatatcggagCAAATAAGGTTCGAGTCGGGCCAATCTAAGAGCAGATGAGATTTGAATCGGGTCATATtcggatcggatgtcaagggATTAGGTCTTTATTCAAAACTTCGGATATAAtacaaacaattttatgtatTAATTAATATACAATGTTTTTTTATAACTAAGATATAATATTAATTCAGAGATGTCAAATGGGTGACACTCATGTATAAAAAGACACCCAGGATGGTGACGCCTAGATAcgttcgggtcattttgggtttcaatgttgggtttcAGTCATTAATACACGGGTTAAAATCGGTCCAGGTATATTTCGGTTCTGATTAAAATAATTCAGGTTGAAACAGTTCAGGTTCATTTGATCTTGGGTCTATTATTTCGTATATTACAAATTCTGTTGAGATCGCATTCTGACAACATATAGCGGTTCTAAATTTATGTATAAAATTAAACGAATAATGGAAGTTAAAATGAAAAATGTTATTAAACGAATATGCATGGGACTATGGGAGAGGAAATAGATTTTTTCGTTTTCTAAAAGAAATGGAGAAGGTCCTAATGTATTAAATTTGGAGGACTTTAATACCGTGTAAAAGAAACTAGTATAAATTCGTGTAATGGATGCAATGTATATATAAAGTTTATATTTGAAAGAGTCTTATGTAAAATTAATAAACAACTTGTTATTGGTGGTTACTTTAGGGATATATTCAAAATAATTAACTTGAGGTTTTACACTAAAGATATATTCCCGAATATCCTCAAAGTTGCGAAGTTAATGTAACAATATTAGAAATAGAGTGGGGAGGAATTCATAAAGCGTTTGTAATGTTATTGATAATTGTTCGTAACTTCTATCGATTACATATGAGACTATATATAGTAGATCATATAATACTAATAATATATCTTGAATCTTCCATATTTAGTAACCGAGATACTATACTATAAATACTAATATATTATTCCGATATCGGTATAATATGATATACCGTAATATCTCTAACAAACAACAATAACCACAACCATCAAAGAACAAATTATAACTCAATCAAGCTCCAATATTTCAATCTCTGTGTCATCATCACTCTTACGCATCTTCTTAAAAATAGGCTCAGAAATTTTAACCAACCTTTGAATTTTCTGCTCAAACATTCACCCAGGAACTCAACCGGGTTCTTGACACTGAAAATTCGTACTGGCAAGATAGAGCCCGTATTAACTGGCTCATTGACGGCGACAGAAACACTGCTTTCTTCCAAAAGTCGGTTACTCTTCGGCGTAGCTTTAACCGTATCATCTCCTTAGTTGATGAGGTCGGCCATACCATCTCTGGCCATGATGGCCTCGCTGTTCACATCACTGAGTTCTTTACTTCCCTTTACACCACTGGGAAAACTCTCACCACCCGTGTCATCCACACCTCTCCCACTCCCATCACTGTCCACTATGTTCCTTCTGAGGATGAAATACGCCTCGCCCTCTTCACTCTCGGATCCAAAAAGGCTCCTGGACCCGATGGTTTTCACGCGGGCTTTTACAAAAGCTGCTGGCATATTATCAAAATTGATCTCATCCCCTTCATTCAACGTGTCTTCCTCAATAAATGCGTCCCTGAGTGCATCAACAGAACGGCCATCTCCCTTATCCCCAAGATTCCCTCACCCCAAACCATCAAGAACTTCCGACCCATTAGCCTCTGTAATACCTCCTacaaaatcatcaccaaaatcattgTCAACCGTCTCAAACCTCTCATGCACAAAATTATCTCCCCCAATCAAGGTAGCTCCATTCCCGGCCGCGGTACTGACACTAATTTCATCATTGCTTCCGAAATCCTCCATTCTATGCACATTTCCAAATGCAAACTTGGTTGGTTTGCCCTCAAGCTTGACCTTGAAAAGGCCTTTGACCGCCTTGAATGGGACTTCATACGCCTTTGTCTTTCCAATGCTAGGATTGATAATGATACTATCTCTCTTATCATGCACTGTATCTCCTCCTCCTCTACCCAGGTGGCTCTTAACGGGACTCTCCTTTCGAGTTTTTCCCCCTCCAGGGGCATTAGGCAAGGGGACCCCCTCTCCCCTTATCTCTTCATTTTGTGCATGGAAGCACTCTCAACTCTCATTCATCAGTCCTGTGACGATTTGGATTGGTCCCCTTTCCCCCTGGGCAAAGGTGGAGCCTCTTTCTCCCATCTTCTCTTTGCTGACGATATCCTCCTCTTTGGACGGGCTTCCGAAAAGAACCTTTGTGCCGTTCAGGACACTCTCCACACCTTCTGCTCTTCCTCAGGACAAAAAATCAATTTCTCCAAAAGCAAACTCCTTTTCTCCAAGCACACCTCAACCGATCATATTAACATGTTTGAAACTGCCCTTGGAATTAAAGCAACCTCTAATCTGGGCACCTACTTGGGCTTCCCTCTCAAAGGGACCAAACCTAAAAAAGCTGATCTCAGACACATTATTGATGCGATCCAATCCAAACTTTCTAACTGGAAAGCCAACTTCCTATCTAAAGCTGGGAGGCTTTGCCTCATCAATTCCACTATTAACGCCATTCCCTCCCACTCCATGCAATGTGTCCGCCTCCCCTCCTCCATCCTCAGTGATATTGATAAGATTACTAGGTCCTTCCTTTGGTCGGGATCCTCCTCCAAAAAACTTCACCTCTCCAATTGGGACCTGGTGACCCTTCCCCTGACCCATGGGGGCCTTGGTGTCAAGGCTGCTCGGCCTCTCAGCGATGCCTATTCTATTAAACTTAGTTGGAACCTCCTTCTGAACAAGAACTCCGTGGCCTCCGTTGCTATTCGAAGCAAGTACCCGACTCCTTCTCCCTATTCCTTTCGTAAAGGCTCCCACATCTGGAAAAATGTGGGCGTAGGTTTCCCCCTCCTTCGTGACCACATCATTTGGTCCATTGGCGATGGTGCTTCCATTTGCCTCTGGACTGATTGTTGGTCCTCCCTTGGACCCCTCCGTGCGGTTATCCATGGCCCCCTCACCTCCTCTTCTTCCATTGCTAAACTGGATTCTATCATCTCTAATGGCGCTTGGAATCTTGATAGCCTTGACTTTGTCCTCCCTGCTGTCGTGTTTAACGCCATTCTTGCCATTCCTCTCCCCTCCGCCTGCAAACCTGACCTCCTCACCACCACCCTTGCCCCTAAAGATAAATTCTCGATTAGTTCTGCTTACTCCTCCCTCCTTAACCTGAACAACCACCCCCCTTCCTTCACTCCTTCCCTTGAGTGGATTTGGGACCTCCCTACCCTTCCAAAAATCAaagtcttcctttggcttgtgTGGTGGGACAAGTTACCACACAAGTTGACTCTTTTCCAAAGGAATATCATCCCCTCCCCGTCTTGCCTTTTGTGCCCTAATCCTTCCCTTGAGGAATCTTCTATCCACATCCTTCGTGATTGTAGTGCCGCGACCTCCGTGTGGTCCCTCTTTAACGTTGACCATTCTTTCTTCTCCCCTGATCTCCAGCCTTGGATCCACGAGAATTGTACCTCTCGTAACTCGTCTTGGGCTACCCTTTTCTCCTTCGTCTTGTGGCGTCTTTGGGTCCAACGGTGTGACTCCACCTTTAAAGCTACCCCTCCCAGACCGCCCCTCCTCTTTCGAGATGCCACGGCCTCTCTTGCTTCTTCCTGGACCTCTGCCTCGTCCCATTGCTTACCACCCACCCTTCCCGTGACTAGCTCTGCCTCTTACTCTTGTAGTTGGGCCCTTCCCCCGCCTTGTTGGTTTAAAATCAACGTTGATGCGGCTTTCTCCCCCCTCTCCTCCCTTGCTTGTATTGGGTGTGTGGTCAGGAATGATTCTGGGTCTTGGGTTCGGGGTTGGTCTTGTCGGTTACTTGCTCCTTCCCCCTTTGTTAGTGAAGTCTTAGCCATTAGGGAGGGTCTAAGAGCTGGCCTTGCGTCCATGGATAGTTTTATTATTGCCTCGGATTGTCTTAATGCGGTTACTACTATTTTGAGCAAGGCTCAGCCTTGTGGCCAATTTGCTAATGTTATTCTTGAGTGTAGGGACCTCTTGGGAAGCTCCCCCCGGTTGAAGATTGTTTTTGAGAAGAGGTCGGCCAATGCCGtcgcggatgctcttgcaaaattTGGTTTAGTTGATAGTGGTCCTAGTAATGGTTGTATTAATTGGGACGTTGCCCCTCCTTTCGTTCTTCGTTTATGTACTACTGACTTTGTTACGGCCATTGAGCCGCTTCCTCCCGACCCCCCTCCTTGATGTAAACTGAAACCCTGTTCTTGTGTGTGGCTTTTAATTTAAGTTCTCttcattccaaaaaaaaaaatatgttgttCCAATCAAGCCATTGCTCTGTTTGCTCAATAACATCATCGATCTTTCTCTTGTCCTTCAAATCGATTTTCCACATATTTTCTCTTGCCTTCTTCTTAACTTCATCCACATAATTCTCTAACTTGTTCTTTGCCACGGCCGCCTCCTTAAACGCCTCATCATCAACCTTGTACCTCTTTGCCTCCTTCACCATCCTATTGATCTCCTTTTTGGGCAATCTCGCGCTGTG
This sequence is a window from Silene latifolia isolate original U9 population chromosome 8, ASM4854445v1, whole genome shotgun sequence. Protein-coding genes within it:
- the LOC141594109 gene encoding heat shock 70 kDa protein 18-like, whose amino-acid sequence is MAKMADKAVGNWPAVGIDLGTTYSCVAVWQDDRVEIITNDLGNRTTPSCVAFTQHQRLIGEGAINQASLNPTNTIFDAKRLIGRKFNDQVVQDDMKLWPFTVIAQEVENGNKKPMIVVNYKDEEKHFAPEEISSMILSKMKDIATAYLGTEVKNAVVTVPAYFNNAQRQATKDAGTIAGLNVLRIINEPTAAAIAYGLDKKLTSGDSETAKNVLVFDLGGGTFDVSLVAIGKDAFEVKAVSGDTHLGGGDFDKRMVNYFIAEFERKHNKNMSDNPKALGRLRAACERAKRNLSSTPETSIDIDCLFDGIDFSTTITRARFEKLNMDLFQNCLEPIDKCLKDAKIEKSEVLEIVLVGGSSRTPIVRRLVQDFFNGKELCQGINQDEAVAYGAACHAAVLTGTMGTKNHVLSDVTPLSLGVEVHSGDMLVIIPRNTPIPTKMSRITRTASENQLSASFMVYEGERRIAVENHYLGEFTLEGIPPAPVGVAKFDTVFEIDADGILNVSAEDIVTKNKNQVTITNHSARLPKKEINRMAKEAKRYKVNDEAFKKAAVAKNKLENYVDEVKKKARENMWKIDLKDKRKIDDVIEQTEQWLDWNNIFGKARMFEQKIRRLVKISEPIFKKMRKSDDDEIQVLELD